From the Paenibacillus sp. MMS20-IR301 genome, the window CAGCGTTCCAGCTTAACCACTGGCCGGATAACGGAAGCTTAACGCCCTCACCAGCCTGCGCGTCCTTAGTTACCGGAGCAACTTTGGCGGCAGGGCCTTTGGTCTGGACAACGGTCCACGGAATCTGATATTGATATGCCTGTGCATAGGCACCGGATTCGGCTCCGTCACCTGTATACGGAATGATTGCATACTCAGCGCTCTGTGCGCCCAGGCACTGGGCTTCCGGCGTTTCGAACACGCCCCAGTCTCCCAGTTCAGAGGAGGAGCGCAGCAGCGTAACCGCGATTGTGTTGTGCCCGTCCAGCAGCACCTCGTATTCGTTCAAGCCCTTGTTCGCTACCGCAAGCCCGTTCACTCCGTCAGCAACGCTGGCGAACACCTGCTGATGCTGGGCATTGCTTGGATTGACCCATTCTGCTGCAGGCTTGTTGCTGCGTTTGGCTACTTCAAACACCGAATCCGCATAATGATGATCTGCAGCAAGACCAGTAGGGAATAACGCTCTCAGCCTATGGTCTTTGGCCTGATTATCGAAGCTTGTGCGGACCTGCAGCATACCGCTGCCGGCTTCAAGCGTATAACGGGTAGTCAGTACAAGCGGAACCATCCGGCTGGAACGGCTGGCCCGACGCTCTGTGAACGGCACCATTTCGCGTTTCTCTGTCAGGAAAGCCTCATCGGCACTGGCCGGAATTTCCCAGCGCAGGACCGACTCTACCACCGCACGGAACGGGGAGTCTTCCACCCATGTAATTTCTGCCTGCAAGCCTTCAGTAGTAAGCGCTGCTTCACCATCCGGCTGGCGGTACACATATTCATTGCCGATATCGCCGGTATTCTCATAAGCATTAAGACCTGCATATACAGCACCGGACGCCTTATCTGTCACCGTAACCGTACCGTTGGCAGCCACTGTAACACTCAGCTTGGCATTCTCCATCGTGTTGCCCTGTACCTTAACGGTATCCAGTTCTGCTGATGATGAAGCCGGTGCATCTGCAACCAGTGCATAGGTGCGGTATCCCAGAGCGGCAACATCCGCTGCCGGGAATGTAACCCGGACCTTGCGGGCCATATATGGCTGCCGGAAACGGTCCTTAGGCAGCTCATAGCCGAAGTGGACTCCCAGATCCTCGAGCTCGGCCGGATATACTTTACCTGCTTCATCCATAACCTGCAGGTTACCCTGCAGCTCCCGGGCCAATTCTTTGGCCAGAGCCTGCGGATTAGGGCCTTCAGGGAAATACTTCTTCGCCGTGATCAGCTCTACTGTAACCGTTCCGGTTCTTGTCCAGCCGCTCGTATTGAACACGGTAAACGGTACAGGAGCTTCACCCCATGCCGTCACACCGGCTACATCAATAGCTTCAGCCAATAAGCCGGCACTCTGTGCGGCGATGGCTTCCGCCATCTGGCTGCTCTTGGCGAAGCGGGTTACCATTTCGCGGTGCACTTCATCTACACTGCAGCCGCAAATGCTGTCATGCGGATGATTCTGCATCAGCGTCTTCCACGCATAGGTCAGAAGATGATGCGGATAAGCCTGCACACCTGCCAGTCCGGCAAATGCAGCCAGCGGTTCGGCAACCTTTTCAAGCAGGGTCTGGCCCGCCTGATTAAGCTGCTTCAGATATACCCGGGAGGATGCTGTATTCACCAGCGTTCCCCAGCCATCCGTATGCTGGCTGCGCAGCTCGCCTTCAACAGTCACCAGATCGCCGGGAAGATTGTCCTTCAGCGCCTCCAGATACTGGTCGAAGTTCGAATGCACAAATTCGACATCCGGATATAGTTCAGCTGCTGTCTGAATGGCCTGCGACAGATCGGTCTGAATCGGCTGGTGATCGCAGCCGTTCATGAACAGCAGATGCGGGGTAGAGGCGAATTTTTCGGCGTCCGCGAGATTTTTATCCCAGTAGGCTTTCGCTGCAGCCGGATCTGCCGGAACCTCCATCCCATTGCAGTACCAGTTGGCAAACAGCACGCCAAGCACTTCCGAGCCATCCGGAGAGCGCCAGATCATCTCTGAATAAGGCGATTCATAGCTGTCTGCTTCACCTACCGTATTATTGAAGCCTGTCGGCTTCACGCCGCGTCCGAAGATCGCATTACTAATACCAGCCTGCTGCAGAATCTGCGGCGCCTGGCCCATGTTTCCGAAGGAGTCCGGGAAATACCCTGTTTTGGAGATGATGCCAAACGGCTTGGCATCCACATGTCCGGTCAGCAGGTTGCGCAGATTAGCCTCACCGCTGGTAAGGAACTCATCCTGCAGCACATACCACGGCCCGAAGTGAATCCGTCCTTCACGGATATACTTATCCAGCCGCTCTCTCTGCTCCGGGCGGACCTGCAGATAATCCTCACGGATAATGGTCTGCCCGTCCAAGTGGAAATACCGGTAGTCCGGGTCCTGATCAAGCGTATCCAGCAGCTTGTCCATTAATTCAATCAGCAGCATATGATGATGCTCGTAAGGCATATACCATTCACGGTCCCAGTGGGTATGCGAGATGATGTGAGCCGTTTTCTTGTTAGTCATCCAGGTGAACCTCCATTATCCTTTAGTCGCTCCGCCCATGCTGAACCCTTTGGACATATAACGCTGGGAGAACATATACAGCACTACGGAAGGCATAGTGTAGAGCAATGAGAAAGCCGCGAGTCTTCCGTATTCAACCATACCGTGGCTGCCGAAGAACTGATAGATGGTAACCGATGCCGGCAGCTTCTCCGGTGTCTGCAGGAGAATGTACGGCACGAAGAAATTGCCCCAGCTGCCCGAGAACGTGAAGATTGCAATCGTTGCAATCCCGGGAAGCATGAGTGGAGCGACAACTTTCCGAAGTCCGCCCCAGATAGAGGCTCCGTCAATCCAGGCGGCTTCCTCCAGATCAATCGGCACAGAGTCCATGAAGCTCTTCATCATCCAGATGCCGTACGGCAGGGAGGATGAAGTAAGAAACAGCATAGTAGCGAAGATGGAGTTCTGCAATTTGAAGTAGAGAAACATCTGGAATACAGGAACCATGACCGCCGTAATCGGCAGCGCCGTCATGAACAGAATACTGAGCAGAAAGCTCTTTTTGAACCTCATCTCATAGCGGGATAACGGATATGCAGCCAGCACGGATGCGATTACGACCAGCGTAGCCTGGCCTCCTGAGAGGATAACTCCGACACCAAACGAACGCAGATTGCCGCTATCACCGAGTACTGCCGAGAAGTTATCCAGCGTGAAATTGGGGAAGCGTATGCCCTGCTGGGCATTGGTATCAAATGAAGCGAGCAGAATCCAGAATAACGGAACCAGGAAGCAGAGTCCCAGAACCACAAGAATGCCGTATTGTATATTGCGTTGAAGCCTATGCTTGACCACAGTGATGCACCTCCTTCAAGGTTAGACCTTGACCTTCATTGATTTCATATAGAACAAGCTTGCAACAATCCCGATAACCAGCAGCACCAGCGAGATGGCTGTACCGTATCCGAATTGATAATTGACGAATGCCTGGTTGTACATAAATACCGGCAGGGTCTGTGTGGACGTTCCCGGACCGCCTCCGGTCATCGTATAAATGAGCGTGAATACACCCAGCGTCTGCAGCGTAACCAGCATCATGTTGGTGACAATCGAACCTTTTACCATAGGGATGGTGATATAACGCAGAATCTTGAAATTATTAGCCCCGTCAATCGTGGCCGCCTCTTCAATATCCTTGGGAATTTCATCAAGAGCAGATTGGTATACCATCATTGAAAATGCAGTACCATGCCAAATATTGGCGATAATTACACTTACCATCGGGAAGCTGAACAGCCAGGATACCGGACTTATGCCGAACCAGCCGATGATCTGATTGAGCGTTCCGTTATCACTGAAGAAGGCCACCATACAGAAGGCCACTACAATTTCCGGAGTTACCCAGCCTGCGATAACGATGATGCCGATAATCCGGCGGAAGGTCACATTCTTTTCTTTCATTAATAGTGCCAGAATAAATCCGAGTATCACCTGGCCGATCACGGCCGAGAAAATCAGAAACACCAGTGTTCTCCATACGCTGATCCGGAAGTCCGGGTCCTGGAACATGTTGGTGAAGTTCTGGAAACCGATAAACTGCAGATTACGGGCAGCACTCCCCGTCAAGGCCATATTGGTAAATGCAAAGTAAATGGTCAGAATAATCGGAACAATAAAGAATATTAACAGCAGCAAGACAGAAGGCGTCAGAAATAAAAACGCACCCTTTGACTTCCTTTTCATAGGTCACTCCCCCTCCAAATCCGAAAGAGGAGAATTGCTTCTCCCCTTGCCGGATGTTCAAATCTTCTATTTAACTTCTACTTTATCTTCGCCGAGTGAACGGGTTACATTATCATTCAACTGCTGTACGGCAGCTTCCGGCGCCAGCTTACCTGATGCGACACTTTCCACCAGGCTTTGCAGCTGTGCCGATACGGTAGCATATTCATCATTGGCAGGACGGAATTGTGCAACCTCCAGCAAAGCCTGCGCCTCAGCGACAAACGTACGGTCGGTATATCCTGCTACATCTACTGAATCACTGCGCGGGCTAAGATTACCCTCTGCCACTACACGCGCGGTAGCATTCTCCTGGTTCATCAGGAACTCAAGGAATTTCCATGCTGCTTCTTTGTTCTGTGCTTCTGCCGGAATGGACCAGGCCCATCCGCCGGACATGGTGATTGCTCCAGGCTCCTGGCCGTTCTGCGTCGGGAATGGGGCGAAGCCCATTTTGTCGGCTACATTCTCGATAGGAGCTGCCCCGTTCTCGAACCAGGTCGATCCTGCCCAGCTTCCGTCAACCGCCATCGCCAGCTTGCCTTGCGGGAAGAGCTGCTGGAAGGCGATGCTGCCGGCTTGTCCGTTCAGCGCTACCTGCATAGTCGGTCCTGTTTTATCTACATTGAATACCTGGTTAATGAATTTGAAAGAGTCCAGCAGACCTGCGCTGCTAACAACCCACTTCTTGGTGTCGTTATTGTAAAGCGTATCATTGGTACCATACAGCAGCATCTCAAGCGTCTGCATAGTTACACCTTCACCGCTCGATTTACCGACGATCATATTAAGCGGGGTTACACCCGGAAGCTTGTCCTTAATCGTACGCGCTGCTTCAAGCACTTCTTCCCAGCTTGCCGGCTGGAACGGTACCGCGATTCCCGCCTCTGCAAGCAGCTCCTTATTGTACCAGATCCCGCGTGTATCTGAAGTTGCAGGGATGCCATAAATCTTGCCGTCTTCACCGGTTACACCGGATTTGAGATTCGCAATGAACTTGTCCTGCCAGTCGCTCCAGCCTGCAACCTGCGTATCGAGCGGTTCAAGATAGCCTGCTGCCGCATCCGATTTAATAATAGAAGTATCTTCTGCCACGATATCCGGTGCTGTATCCGGCGATTTCATCTGCAGTACAATCTTCGAGGTATAGTCCCCCTCGCTGGCGAGTACTGGTGCGATGTTGATTTTAATATCCGGGTTTTCCGACTCAAATTTGTCAATCAGTCCGGATTCAAAGTATTTGGTTAAGGTATCTTCGGAGCCGGATGAACGGAACGTAATGGTAACCTCTTCCTTGCCCTCAGCATTAGCCCCAGAGCCGGAATTGCCGCTTGAACATGCTGTTGTCAAGAGAAGCAGTGAAGCCATAGCTGCAGTCATGGTTACTTTCAATTTGTTTGTCTTCATTTGTGTTTGCCCCTTTTTATTTAATTGCTTTACGCTTTCAAAACAGCTTCGAAAAGCACGGCCAAGCCGTCTTTCCGCTCAAGAAAAGTACAAGAGCTATTTCAATACCCGGAAGCCGCAATAATCCATAATCAGTTCGCTGAACAGCATGTTTGACCAGGAGAACCAAGGACGGGTAAACTCTCTGGAATCGTCTGCGGAGAAGCCTTCATGGGTGAGGCCGGTGTCCGCGTCTGTATCCTGGATTAATTGCAGGAGGCGTGCTTTCTCGCTTTGCTCCGGGGAGGTAAGCCCCTGCATCGATAAAGCGATGTGCCAAATATAACCTTCAGGAGTGTGCGGGCTGCCGATTCCTTCTGCAACCTTCCCTTTATAGTAATAAGGATTATCTTCACTTAAGATGAACTTCCGGGTATTTACATAAATCTCATCCTGCTCATCGGTATAGCCCAGATAAGGCAGTGACAGCAGGCTTGGAACGTTAGCATCATCCATAAGATTATAATTGCCTCTGCCGTCGGTCTCATAGGCGTAGATTCTTCCATATACAGGGTGCTCGTAAATCCCATGCTGCTGAATCCCCTGATTAATCTCATCTGCCAGCTTTAAGGCGGCTTCTGCCAGTTCATGATCACCATAGATCTCATCCGCAATTTCCTTCAGGTAGCGCAGTACCACCACTGCGAACATATTGGACGGAACCAGATAGCCGTATTCACAGTTGTCATCGCTCGGGCGGAACCCGGACCAGGTCATCCCGGTAAAAGCAGTTTCACTGCCCTTGCCTTCTCTTGCCAGCGTATCCGTAAGCGGAGCATCCAGACGCTGGAACAAGTACGGCGAATCCGTCTCATGATGCTGCTCCACTCTCCACAGCTTAATGATCTCCAGGGCAGCCCGGCGGAAGCTCTCATCGAACTGTGTAACACAGCCGCTGTTCTTCCATAGCAGGTAGCTCAGCTGAATCGGATAAGCCAGGGAATCAATTTCATATTTGCGCTCCCAGATCCATGGGCTCATCTCAGTAAGATCTTCCTGGTGGCCCTTGCCGTTCGGCTGTTCGTTGAAGGCATTGGCATAAGGATCAAGCAGGATATAATTCATCTGCCGTCTGACCAGACCGGCAATCATCTCTTCCATTTCCGGATCTTCTGCAGCAAGCAGCAGATAGGGGCGGACCTGAGCAGCCGAATCACGCAGCCACATAGCTGGTATATCACCTGTTATAACAAATGTTGTACCATCCGGTTTGCGGGAAATCGTCGTGCCAATTGTATTTATAATGCAGTCCTCAAACATTTTTTTTAGCTTTGGTGAGTCTTTTAACTCTGTTTTCACCTTTTCAATTAGGCCGTATACCGACTTTGGAATTTCATTTTGCAGTTTCAAGGGTGAAAGTGGCACCTCCAGATCGTATTATAGCAACGTCAAACGCTTTCATCATAGTAAAATATTAAATATAATATGTCAATATAATTATTGGTATATTAATTATAAATAATTCGCAAATGATATATTGTTATATGTATATTTGTGCCAATTGAAATATCAAAACAAAAAAAGCCTTCTCTGCGAAGGCTTTGCTTGTTAGTCCTGAATATACAATGTTCTTATGCTTAATGCGCTTTGACTGTTGATGCTGATCTGCCCTTCACCAGCTCAGCCGGTAAAAGAAGCCGGGTAATCGGCTGCTCATTCCCTTGCATATTGAGTACATTCTCAAACGCCTGCTTACCGATTCCGAACTGATTCTGGCGCATATGCGTGATCCGGCAGCCTTCATAGGCTTCCGGGCTGTCAAAGCAAATGACGGATAAGTCCTCCGGTATGCGCAGCCCCAGCTTGCCCGCTGCCTCTTCTACAAGCAGGGCAATATTGTACTCTGCAGCAAACAGTGCAGTAATTTCGGGATATGCCTGCAAATGCTGCACCAGCTTGCTAACATCATCTACACGGGCCTGCGGATCAAATACATTCGGCATCGTGGACGTAATCGTCTCCAGCCAGAGCTCACGGTTCACGGGCAGATTATGCTCCGCGTGGGCTTCAACAATTCCATCAATCCGTTCCTCAATTGCGGTTGTATTCGCCGGCGGCGGTGCCAGAAATCCGATATGCCGGTGGCCTAATTCGAAGAGATAACGCGTCGCCTCCTTGGCCGCCTGAACATTATCAGTGCTGACGGAGGAGGCTGGAATCCCCTTCAGATACCGGTCAATCATCACAAACGGAAACTTCTGTATCACCAGCTTCAATATCTCGGCACTGAAGTATTCCCCCTGCGCAGGGAAGATAATCAGGCCGTCTACCCCAAGCCCAAGCAGCTGCTGGATGGTCTTCTCCTCGAGTTCAGGAATCCCGAAGGAGCGGCGCACAACCAGGAAGCAGTCATTCTCCCGTGAAGCTTCTTCCATTCCGTATATTAGCTCTGTGCCGTACATATCACTGAAGTTAGTAATCACCAGCCCGATAATTCTTTTCTTGCCGGATCCCCGGGCATTCTGCTGGCTGTCATAAGGCTTCATTGATGCAGAATTGAAATCTGCCACAAAGGAGCCCCTGCCCGGCTGGCGGATAATTAATTGCTCATCAGCCAGCATTTGCAGCGCTTTTTTCGAGGTAATCCGGCTGACCCCAAATTCACTGCAAAGCTCTTTCTCCGACGGGACCCGGTCCCCGATCTTATATTCATTCCTTGTTATCCGCTCCCGAAGCGTCTGAAAAATCATCTCATACATCGGTTGCGAGCCTGAGTCATTGGCCATAATCAAGCACCTCCATTGCAGCTCTCTCTAAAAGACATAACCTAATATACCATGTTATATTAGGAATGTGAAGAATGGTTTGGCTCCATTACGGACTTACGGATAATCAGTGTAGGGCGGATATAATGCCGCAGCATTTCCCTGTTAGCACTTTTAAGGGATAACAGCATTTCGGCTGCCGCTTCACACATTTGTTCTTTTTCCACCCGCATGGTGGTCATGCCCGGCCCGCTATCCTCTTCGTAATGAAGATCATCAAAGCCGACAATCGAGATATCGTCCGGAATTCTCAGCCCGCGCTTCCGCAGCTGTCTGGCCAGCAGATAGGCAATCCGGTCATTCCCGCAAAAAAATGCTGTCGGATAGGTGTCCAGCCCATTCAGAT encodes:
- a CDS encoding GntR family transcriptional regulator codes for the protein MANDSGSQPMYEMIFQTLRERITRNEYKIGDRVPSEKELCSEFGVSRITSKKALQMLADEQLIIRQPGRGSFVADFNSASMKPYDSQQNARGSGKKRIIGLVITNFSDMYGTELIYGMEEASRENDCFLVVRRSFGIPELEEKTIQQLLGLGVDGLIIFPAQGEYFSAEILKLVIQKFPFVMIDRYLKGIPASSVSTDNVQAAKEATRYLFELGHRHIGFLAPPPANTTAIEERIDGIVEAHAEHNLPVNRELWLETITSTMPNVFDPQARVDDVSKLVQHLQAYPEITALFAAEYNIALLVEEAAGKLGLRIPEDLSVICFDSPEAYEGCRITHMRQNQFGIGKQAFENVLNMQGNEQPITRLLLPAELVKGRSASTVKAH
- a CDS encoding carbohydrate ABC transporter permease, giving the protein MVKHRLQRNIQYGILVVLGLCFLVPLFWILLASFDTNAQQGIRFPNFTLDNFSAVLGDSGNLRSFGVGVILSGGQATLVVIASVLAAYPLSRYEMRFKKSFLLSILFMTALPITAVMVPVFQMFLYFKLQNSIFATMLFLTSSSLPYGIWMMKSFMDSVPIDLEEAAWIDGASIWGGLRKVVAPLMLPGIATIAIFTFSGSWGNFFVPYILLQTPEKLPASVTIYQFFGSHGMVEYGRLAAFSLLYTMPSVVLYMFSQRYMSKGFSMGGATKG
- a CDS encoding extracellular solute-binding protein, translating into MKTNKLKVTMTAAMASLLLLTTACSSGNSGSGANAEGKEEVTITFRSSGSEDTLTKYFESGLIDKFESENPDIKINIAPVLASEGDYTSKIVLQMKSPDTAPDIVAEDTSIIKSDAAAGYLEPLDTQVAGWSDWQDKFIANLKSGVTGEDGKIYGIPATSDTRGIWYNKELLAEAGIAVPFQPASWEEVLEAARTIKDKLPGVTPLNMIVGKSSGEGVTMQTLEMLLYGTNDTLYNNDTKKWVVSSAGLLDSFKFINQVFNVDKTGPTMQVALNGQAGSIAFQQLFPQGKLAMAVDGSWAGSTWFENGAAPIENVADKMGFAPFPTQNGQEPGAITMSGGWAWSIPAEAQNKEAAWKFLEFLMNQENATARVVAEGNLSPRSDSVDVAGYTDRTFVAEAQALLEVAQFRPANDEYATVSAQLQSLVESVASGKLAPEAAVQQLNDNVTRSLGEDKVEVK
- a CDS encoding alpha-mannosidase, which codes for MTNKKTAHIISHTHWDREWYMPYEHHHMLLIELMDKLLDTLDQDPDYRYFHLDGQTIIREDYLQVRPEQRERLDKYIREGRIHFGPWYVLQDEFLTSGEANLRNLLTGHVDAKPFGIISKTGYFPDSFGNMGQAPQILQQAGISNAIFGRGVKPTGFNNTVGEADSYESPYSEMIWRSPDGSEVLGVLFANWYCNGMEVPADPAAAKAYWDKNLADAEKFASTPHLLFMNGCDHQPIQTDLSQAIQTAAELYPDVEFVHSNFDQYLEALKDNLPGDLVTVEGELRSQHTDGWGTLVNTASSRVYLKQLNQAGQTLLEKVAEPLAAFAGLAGVQAYPHHLLTYAWKTLMQNHPHDSICGCSVDEVHREMVTRFAKSSQMAEAIAAQSAGLLAEAIDVAGVTAWGEAPVPFTVFNTSGWTRTGTVTVELITAKKYFPEGPNPQALAKELARELQGNLQVMDEAGKVYPAELEDLGVHFGYELPKDRFRQPYMARKVRVTFPAADVAALGYRTYALVADAPASSSAELDTVKVQGNTMENAKLSVTVAANGTVTVTDKASGAVYAGLNAYENTGDIGNEYVYRQPDGEAALTTEGLQAEITWVEDSPFRAVVESVLRWEIPASADEAFLTEKREMVPFTERRASRSSRMVPLVLTTRYTLEAGSGMLQVRTSFDNQAKDHRLRALFPTGLAADHHYADSVFEVAKRSNKPAAEWVNPSNAQHQQVFASVADGVNGLAVANKGLNEYEVLLDGHNTIAVTLLRSSSELGDWGVFETPEAQCLGAQSAEYAIIPYTGDGAESGAYAQAYQYQIPWTVVQTKGPAAKVAPVTKDAQAGEGVKLPLSGQWLSWNAEASPLAFSAFKFAEETGDLVARWYNLGAEPAELKVDTSFAAEAVYTSDVLERRVSRMDSAEQQVDGYKIVTQVYQLK
- a CDS encoding sugar ABC transporter permease; the protein is MKRKSKGAFLFLTPSVLLLLIFFIVPIILTIYFAFTNMALTGSAARNLQFIGFQNFTNMFQDPDFRISVWRTLVFLIFSAVIGQVILGFILALLMKEKNVTFRRIIGIIVIAGWVTPEIVVAFCMVAFFSDNGTLNQIIGWFGISPVSWLFSFPMVSVIIANIWHGTAFSMMVYQSALDEIPKDIEEAATIDGANNFKILRYITIPMVKGSIVTNMMLVTLQTLGVFTLIYTMTGGGPGTSTQTLPVFMYNQAFVNYQFGYGTAISLVLLVIGIVASLFYMKSMKVKV
- a CDS encoding glycoside hydrolase family 125 protein, translated to MQNEIPKSVYGLIEKVKTELKDSPKLKKMFEDCIINTIGTTISRKPDGTTFVITGDIPAMWLRDSAAQVRPYLLLAAEDPEMEEMIAGLVRRQMNYILLDPYANAFNEQPNGKGHQEDLTEMSPWIWERKYEIDSLAYPIQLSYLLWKNSGCVTQFDESFRRAALEIIKLWRVEQHHETDSPYLFQRLDAPLTDTLAREGKGSETAFTGMTWSGFRPSDDNCEYGYLVPSNMFAVVVLRYLKEIADEIYGDHELAEAALKLADEINQGIQQHGIYEHPVYGRIYAYETDGRGNYNLMDDANVPSLLSLPYLGYTDEQDEIYVNTRKFILSEDNPYYYKGKVAEGIGSPHTPEGYIWHIALSMQGLTSPEQSEKARLLQLIQDTDADTGLTHEGFSADDSREFTRPWFSWSNMLFSELIMDYCGFRVLK